In Acinetobacter pittii, one genomic interval encodes:
- the ogt gene encoding methylated-DNA--[protein]-cysteine S-methyltransferase yields MLLSYKYINSPVGQLKLVANENALVAVLWDNENPKRVRLAELVEQLEHPVLLKTEQQLEEYFEGKRREFTLPLDFEGTAFQKLVWSALLTIPYGETRSYKDIAVQIGNEKAVRAVGAANGKNPISIIAPCHRVIGAGGALVGFAGGLDKKDILLKLEQQ; encoded by the coding sequence ATGTTGCTGTCTTATAAGTATATCAATTCGCCTGTTGGGCAATTAAAGCTAGTTGCGAATGAAAATGCTTTGGTGGCAGTACTTTGGGACAATGAAAATCCAAAACGTGTTCGGCTGGCCGAGCTGGTCGAACAACTTGAACATCCCGTTTTATTAAAGACCGAACAACAATTAGAAGAATATTTTGAAGGTAAGCGGCGTGAGTTTACATTGCCACTAGATTTTGAAGGGACTGCATTTCAAAAGCTGGTCTGGTCTGCTTTACTGACCATCCCTTATGGCGAAACAAGAAGTTATAAAGATATAGCTGTTCAAATTGGAAATGAAAAAGCGGTGAGAGCAGTGGGCGCGGCAAATGGCAAAAACCCGATTTCAATTATTGCACCTTGTCACCGAGTCATTGGTGCGGGTGGTGCTTTAGTGGGTTTTGCTGGCGGGCTTGATAAGAAAGATATTTTATTAAAACTAGAGCAACAATGA
- the gcvA gene encoding LysR substrate-binding domain-containing protein, protein MRRSIPSIQGLICFESAAKHLSYTYAAQELCITQSAVSRQIQQLEDFLGVELFIRTRHGVELTIAGQQYFKSIKPYLLGLEKCTADVISHKGLGGTLKLGVVPTFATRWLLPKLHLLNQKYPEITVHLETSTKPFLFNDNIFDAAIFAGTQQQIDHWPGIQAHYLMDEEIVPVCSPRLIEKYFPDAVMINENTYDLSCEDLLKIPLLQQTTRPSIWQEWFLTHHMQHPKPFDGQRHELFSMLAVAASHDMGMALIPQMLIESELQKKELVIVSNKKLKGSRKYYLIHSSQDISPTIQKFVEWIYQELEQLKSNSN, encoded by the coding sequence ATGCGAAGAAGCATCCCGTCTATTCAGGGCCTGATTTGCTTTGAAAGTGCAGCAAAACATCTAAGTTATACCTATGCTGCGCAAGAGTTATGCATTACCCAAAGCGCAGTCTCTCGCCAAATTCAGCAGTTAGAAGACTTCTTAGGAGTTGAATTATTTATTCGTACTCGACATGGTGTTGAGCTGACCATTGCAGGACAACAATATTTCAAAAGTATTAAGCCCTATTTATTGGGGTTAGAGAAATGTACGGCCGATGTGATTTCTCACAAAGGTTTAGGCGGAACTCTAAAATTAGGCGTCGTTCCTACCTTTGCAACGCGCTGGCTGTTACCCAAACTTCATCTTTTAAATCAAAAGTATCCTGAAATTACCGTTCATTTAGAAACCAGCACCAAGCCTTTTTTATTTAACGATAACATTTTTGATGCTGCGATTTTTGCAGGTACGCAACAGCAAATTGACCACTGGCCCGGCATACAAGCACATTATTTAATGGATGAAGAAATTGTACCTGTGTGCTCACCAAGGTTGATCGAAAAGTATTTTCCAGATGCGGTGATGATCAATGAAAATACCTATGATTTAAGCTGCGAGGATTTGCTAAAAATTCCCCTACTACAACAAACCACTCGGCCTAGCATTTGGCAAGAATGGTTTCTGACTCATCACATGCAGCACCCTAAACCTTTTGATGGACAGCGCCATGAGTTATTTTCAATGCTTGCCGTTGCCGCCAGTCATGACATGGGTATGGCTTTAATTCCGCAAATGTTGATTGAATCTGAACTACAAAAAAAAGAACTGGTGATTGTTTCTAATAAAAAACTAAAAGGCAGCCGAAAGTACTATCTCATTCACTCAAGCCAAGACATCTCACCGACTATTCAAAAATTTGTTGAGTGGATTTACCAAGAGTTAGAACAACTAAAGAGCAATTCAAATTAG
- the add gene encoding adenosine deaminase has translation MITKTLPLTDIHRHLDGNIRIQTILDLGQQYNLDLPAYDIESLRPHVQVMDNQPDLLSFLSKLDWGVKVLASLDACKRIAFENMQDAAQQDLDYVELRFSPGYMGMTHQLPLEGVVEAVIAGVKEGSQAYGVKANLIGIMSRTFGQEACEKELNALLAHKNDIKALDLAGDELGFPGNLFIDHFKRARDAGWHITVHAGEAAGPESIWQAIEELGAERIGHGVKAVQDLKLLDYLAKHEIGIESCLTSNIQTNTVPSLAEHPLKTFLEHGVLATINTDDPAVEGIEIQHEYLTAAPLAGLSPEQIYTAQENGLKIAFLSEQEKDELRQKYQ, from the coding sequence ATGATTACAAAAACCCTTCCGCTTACAGATATACACCGTCATCTTGATGGCAACATCCGCATTCAAACCATTTTAGACTTGGGGCAACAATACAATTTAGATTTACCTGCCTACGACATTGAATCTTTACGCCCGCATGTACAAGTGATGGATAACCAACCTGACTTATTAAGTTTCTTATCAAAGCTCGATTGGGGCGTAAAGGTATTAGCGAGCCTAGATGCCTGCAAACGTATTGCTTTTGAAAACATGCAAGATGCAGCACAGCAAGATCTAGATTATGTAGAGCTGCGTTTTTCACCAGGTTATATGGGAATGACACATCAACTCCCCCTTGAAGGTGTTGTCGAAGCAGTTATTGCTGGTGTGAAAGAAGGCAGTCAAGCTTACGGGGTAAAAGCGAATTTAATTGGCATTATGAGCCGTACTTTTGGTCAAGAAGCCTGCGAAAAAGAGTTAAATGCTCTACTCGCCCATAAAAATGATATTAAAGCGTTGGATCTCGCTGGAGATGAGCTTGGTTTTCCGGGTAATTTATTTATTGATCACTTTAAAAGAGCACGTGATGCAGGTTGGCATATTACAGTACATGCAGGCGAAGCTGCTGGTCCTGAAAGTATTTGGCAAGCTATTGAAGAATTAGGTGCTGAACGAATTGGACATGGTGTTAAAGCAGTTCAAGATTTAAAACTTTTAGATTATTTGGCTAAACATGAGATTGGTATTGAATCTTGCCTCACTTCAAACATTCAAACCAATACAGTACCCTCACTAGCAGAACATCCATTAAAGACTTTTTTAGAACATGGTGTGCTTGCCACTATTAATACAGATGACCCTGCGGTAGAAGGCATTGAGATACAACATGAGTATTTAACTGCTGCCCCTTTAGCTGGTTTAAGTCCTGAGCAAATTTATACAGCTCAAGAAAATGGACTAAAGATCGCATTCTTATCAGAACAAGAAAAAGATGAGTTAAGGCAAAAATATCAATAA
- the pcoB gene encoding copper resistance protein B, with product MRITKLFSQMICCGVFSGVSVLALAQEPLTHDHLREHGGQIYQATKIDTGWTQNEEGEGSFSSELETWVGTDENKLFIKAHVEKAESEDANYGSSVLYSRNVADYWDVQAGVNYERSQREDEKQDRWAGVVGLHGMAPYFFETDAYLYAGEDQLWKLSLETERDLLFTQKLIGKPYLKADVILQDESRYASKTGLSNLQVGFQTRYEINKKVMPFVDVGYGYEKGLKQTAWQTGTDSEHGWYYGAGLTLKF from the coding sequence ATGCGCATCACTAAGTTATTTTCTCAAATGATATGTTGCGGTGTTTTCTCTGGTGTATCGGTTCTTGCTTTGGCACAAGAACCCTTAACACATGATCATTTACGTGAACATGGTGGACAGATCTATCAAGCAACAAAAATTGATACTGGCTGGACTCAAAATGAAGAAGGAGAAGGCAGCTTTTCTTCTGAATTAGAAACTTGGGTGGGAACTGATGAAAATAAATTATTCATCAAAGCTCATGTTGAAAAAGCCGAGTCGGAAGATGCTAATTACGGCAGTTCAGTACTTTACAGTCGAAATGTAGCCGATTATTGGGATGTACAGGCTGGAGTAAACTATGAGCGTTCGCAGAGAGAAGATGAAAAGCAAGATCGCTGGGCTGGTGTAGTCGGTTTACATGGCATGGCACCTTACTTTTTTGAAACCGATGCTTATCTTTATGCAGGTGAAGATCAGCTATGGAAGTTAAGTTTAGAAACGGAAAGGGACTTACTCTTTACCCAAAAGTTAATTGGTAAACCTTACTTAAAAGCAGATGTTATTTTGCAAGATGAATCTCGCTATGCAAGTAAAACAGGGTTATCAAATTTACAAGTTGGTTTTCAAACCCGTTATGAAATCAACAAAAAAGTGATGCCGTTTGTTGATGTTGGTTACGGCTATGAAAAAGGTTTAAAACAAACTGCTTGGCAAACTGGAACCGACTCAGAACATGGCTGGTATTATGGAGCAGGGTTAACACTTAAGTTCTAA
- the pcoA gene encoding copper resistance system multicopper oxidase, giving the protein MSHKTISSLVAVFGLLVSPWTLAAIKEYHLNINEQQVNITGQPLKRITVNGKFTAPLLEFEEGDEAVIHVHNQLKNQDTSLHWHGVLLPGLMDGVPGFNGFKGIAPNGDFVYRFKVKQNGTYWYHAHSKGQEQDGLYGPLVIYPKGKIPVAAHEKTDRDYVVMLSDFHNSSSDSIMKNLKKSAEYYQNRRETVSDVLKQVKAQGLKATWQDRSMWNQMRMLKTDMSDVTGYTFLVNGKTPEQNWTGNFKAGEKVRLRFINASAMSFFDVKIPNLKMTVVSTDGQPVKPVAIDEFRIGTAETYDVIVEPKQPNYQIEAESIDRSGFAIGTLHNENTQAVGPIQMPEPRPRALLTMDDMGMNHGDGASDKHAGHQMNMQHDMSTMPEMKKEAGQTNHDHAMMSRDHDMKNMSSEEHDHSMMQMKHDMSAMPEMKHDMPAMPSGEHDHAMMNMNHEMPTQSENKPKKNEPVYGWANASTPAGMKALQYSDLQSLSPQPDTRAPERELVIRLGGNMERYIWTINGKKFSEAAPLQVKYGERIRLKFVNDSMMAHPMHLHGMFMQLENGQQAENLPNKHTIIVPPGKTVTALLTADALGEWAIHCHLLYHMSAGMMNKLIVAQVNDEQQPAQTQPTVQSENEKGASHAHH; this is encoded by the coding sequence ATGTCTCATAAAACAATTAGCAGCCTCGTCGCTGTATTTGGTCTATTGGTTTCCCCATGGACTCTTGCCGCAATTAAGGAATATCACCTGAATATTAATGAACAGCAGGTGAATATTACGGGTCAACCGTTAAAGCGAATTACAGTAAATGGAAAATTTACAGCCCCACTTCTTGAGTTTGAGGAAGGAGATGAGGCTGTGATTCATGTTCATAATCAATTAAAGAATCAAGATACGTCTTTACACTGGCATGGGGTGTTACTGCCAGGGTTAATGGATGGCGTACCGGGTTTCAATGGTTTTAAAGGAATCGCGCCAAACGGAGATTTTGTTTACCGCTTTAAGGTGAAACAAAACGGCACCTATTGGTATCACGCCCATAGTAAAGGCCAAGAGCAAGATGGTTTATATGGCCCGCTCGTGATTTATCCGAAAGGAAAAATACCCGTAGCTGCACATGAAAAAACTGATCGTGATTATGTGGTGATGCTTTCAGATTTTCATAACTCTTCTAGCGATAGCATTATGAAGAATTTGAAAAAATCTGCGGAGTATTATCAAAACCGCCGTGAAACCGTATCGGATGTTTTAAAGCAAGTTAAAGCACAAGGCTTAAAAGCAACTTGGCAAGATCGTTCGATGTGGAATCAGATGCGAATGTTAAAAACCGATATGTCTGATGTGACGGGCTATACCTTCTTAGTCAATGGTAAGACACCAGAGCAGAATTGGACAGGTAACTTTAAAGCTGGCGAGAAAGTTCGATTACGATTTATTAATGCATCGGCAATGTCATTCTTTGACGTTAAAATTCCAAATTTGAAAATGACAGTTGTAAGTACAGACGGGCAGCCAGTTAAGCCTGTGGCAATTGATGAGTTTCGTATTGGTACCGCCGAAACTTACGATGTCATTGTAGAACCTAAACAGCCAAATTATCAGATTGAAGCAGAGTCTATTGACCGCAGTGGTTTTGCCATCGGTACTTTGCATAATGAAAATACTCAGGCGGTTGGCCCAATTCAAATGCCAGAGCCACGTCCACGCGCTTTATTGACTATGGACGATATGGGCATGAACCATGGTGATGGGGCGAGTGATAAACATGCTGGCCATCAAATGAACATGCAACATGACATGTCGACTATGCCTGAAATGAAAAAAGAGGCGGGCCAGACTAATCATGATCATGCAATGATGAGCAGGGATCATGACATGAAAAATATGTCATCTGAAGAACATGATCATTCTATGATGCAAATGAAGCACGACATGTCAGCGATGCCTGAGATGAAGCATGATATGCCGGCAATGCCATCGGGTGAGCATGACCACGCTATGATGAATATGAATCATGAGATGCCGACTCAATCTGAGAATAAGCCTAAAAAGAATGAACCAGTTTATGGCTGGGCAAATGCTTCAACGCCAGCGGGTATGAAAGCACTGCAATATAGCGATTTGCAGTCTTTAAGTCCTCAACCAGATACACGTGCGCCAGAGCGAGAGTTAGTCATTCGTTTAGGCGGCAACATGGAGCGTTATATCTGGACTATTAATGGCAAGAAGTTTAGCGAAGCTGCGCCATTGCAAGTTAAATATGGTGAGCGTATCCGCTTGAAGTTTGTGAATGACAGCATGATGGCGCATCCAATGCATTTACATGGCATGTTCATGCAATTGGAAAATGGTCAGCAAGCTGAAAACTTACCAAATAAACATACCATTATTGTTCCGCCAGGAAAGACCGTTACTGCGTTGCTGACAGCCGATGCCTTAGGAGAATGGGCGATTCATTGCCATCTGCTCTATCACATGAGTGCAGGCATGATGAATAAATTAATTGTTGCTCAAGTCAACGATGAGCAACAACCCGCTCAGACCCAGCCAACTGTTCAATCTGAAAATGAGAAAGGAGCTAGTCATGCGCATCACTAA
- a CDS encoding zinc-binding dehydrogenase yields MKSVLCHQAKLQVVDQPNLTPAKGQVLLEVVRCGICGSDLHMQHHCDHMHDLAARVGFNGLAKSTDPFVLGHEFCGKVLDYGPKTRHKFKADTLVCAMPLLNVDQHGYLSTGLSPNASGGYAEQVLAQSSLMFEVPNGLDADSAAMTEPMAVALHAVRRSRVKTSEPAIVIGCGPVGLGVILMLKAAGVKTVVASDFSPNRRKLAEQCGADIVVDPKETSPFANWKEFGLLGNVSDAINMGMGLFDKLQATRLPWWHGWRMIDKLGALPKRPVIFECVGVPGVLKQIIEGAPLFSRIVGVGVCMQSDKIEPALAINKELEIQFVLGYTPLEFRDALHMIAEGKVNCSPLITGVVGLEGVTSAFEALRDPEQHAKILIDPKLSGSDIQLMSH; encoded by the coding sequence ATGAAGTCGGTACTTTGTCATCAAGCAAAATTACAAGTGGTGGACCAACCGAACTTAACGCCTGCAAAAGGGCAGGTGTTATTGGAAGTGGTGCGATGTGGAATTTGTGGCTCTGATTTACATATGCAGCATCACTGCGACCACATGCATGATCTGGCAGCACGTGTCGGGTTTAATGGTTTAGCCAAGTCTACAGACCCATTTGTACTAGGACATGAGTTCTGTGGCAAGGTTTTAGACTACGGCCCAAAAACACGTCACAAATTTAAAGCCGATACACTTGTTTGCGCAATGCCGCTTTTAAATGTAGATCAGCATGGGTACTTGTCTACAGGGCTTTCTCCAAATGCTTCCGGTGGTTATGCCGAGCAAGTATTGGCCCAATCGAGCTTGATGTTTGAAGTACCCAATGGCTTGGATGCTGATAGCGCCGCCATGACTGAACCTATGGCGGTTGCATTGCATGCCGTTCGCCGTAGCCGTGTGAAAACCAGTGAGCCTGCTATTGTGATTGGCTGCGGACCTGTTGGGCTAGGCGTTATATTAATGCTTAAAGCTGCGGGAGTTAAAACCGTGGTTGCCAGTGACTTTTCACCAAACCGTCGTAAGCTTGCCGAGCAATGTGGTGCTGATATTGTAGTAGACCCTAAAGAGACATCGCCATTTGCCAACTGGAAAGAATTTGGTTTGCTTGGCAATGTTTCAGACGCGATTAATATGGGTATGGGGCTGTTTGATAAGTTGCAAGCGACACGCTTACCTTGGTGGCATGGATGGCGCATGATTGATAAGTTAGGTGCTCTGCCAAAACGTCCTGTTATTTTTGAGTGTGTGGGTGTACCGGGTGTTTTAAAGCAAATTATTGAAGGTGCACCTTTATTTTCCCGAATTGTTGGGGTGGGGGTATGCATGCAAAGTGACAAAATAGAACCCGCACTTGCAATTAATAAAGAGTTAGAAATTCAGTTTGTGTTGGGATATACACCGCTTGAGTTTAGAGATGCGCTGCATATGATTGCAGAAGGTAAGGTGAATTGCTCACCGCTCATTACCGGTGTCGTTGGTTTAGAGGGGGTTACGAGTGCATTTGAAGCATTACGTGACCCTGAACAACATGCCAAAATCTTGATTGACCCTAAACTTAGCGGTTCAGATATTCAATTGATGAGTCATTAA
- the nadA gene encoding quinolinate synthase NadA, whose amino-acid sequence MSDATLIANDAKNIVQAHLDRLGEPKDNRLSEEAKQQKFAQIEAELKKRDAVLVAHYYCDPEVQELAEKTGGCVSDSLEMARFGRDHAASTLVVAGVKFMGETAKILSPEKTILMPTLEATCSLDLGCPVDEFTAFCDQHPDHTVVVYANTSAAVKARADWVVTSSCAVEIVEHLDSLGEKIIWAPDQHLGRYIQKKTGADMLLWDGACIVHEEFRARGIANMKALYPDAAVLVHPESPESVVEIADAVGSTSQLIKAAQTLPNERLIVATDRGIFYKMQQAVPNKILVEAPTAGEGATCRSCAHCPWMAMNELDGILEVLQKGDQEIHVDPALAERAKMPLDRMLAFSASLKR is encoded by the coding sequence ATGAGTGATGCGACTTTAATTGCCAACGATGCAAAAAACATTGTACAAGCGCATTTAGACCGTTTAGGTGAGCCAAAAGACAATCGCTTAAGTGAAGAAGCAAAACAGCAAAAGTTTGCACAGATCGAAGCAGAGCTCAAAAAACGTGATGCTGTCCTTGTTGCTCATTATTATTGCGACCCTGAAGTACAAGAACTTGCCGAAAAAACTGGTGGATGCGTTTCTGACTCTTTAGAAATGGCCCGTTTCGGACGAGATCATGCTGCCTCAACACTGGTTGTGGCCGGTGTTAAGTTTATGGGAGAAACAGCAAAAATTCTGTCTCCTGAAAAAACAATTTTAATGCCGACACTTGAAGCAACCTGTTCACTTGATTTGGGCTGTCCTGTCGATGAGTTCACGGCATTTTGTGATCAGCACCCTGACCACACTGTAGTTGTTTATGCTAATACATCGGCTGCTGTTAAAGCACGTGCAGATTGGGTCGTGACATCAAGCTGTGCGGTTGAAATTGTTGAGCATCTAGACAGCTTAGGTGAAAAAATTATTTGGGCACCAGATCAGCACTTAGGTCGCTATATTCAGAAGAAAACTGGTGCAGATATGTTGCTTTGGGATGGCGCATGTATTGTGCATGAAGAATTCCGTGCGCGTGGTATTGCCAACATGAAAGCACTGTATCCAGACGCTGCTGTATTGGTACATCCTGAGTCACCAGAGTCAGTTGTAGAAATTGCGGACGCGGTAGGTAGTACGTCTCAACTCATTAAAGCTGCGCAGACTTTGCCAAACGAAAGACTCATTGTGGCAACAGACCGCGGTATTTTCTACAAAATGCAGCAAGCTGTACCGAATAAGATTTTAGTTGAAGCGCCAACAGCGGGTGAGGGGGCAACTTGTCGTTCATGTGCGCACTGTCCGTGGATGGCAATGAATGAACTTGACGGAATTTTAGAAGTTTTACAAAAAGGTGATCAGGAAATACACGTCGATCCAGCGCTTGCTGAACGTGCCAAAATGCCTTTAGATCGAATGTTAGCCTTTAGTGCATCGTTAAAACGTTAA
- the argJ gene encoding bifunctional glutamate N-acetyltransferase/amino-acid acetyltransferase ArgJ: MAVGDVTMPQMHVVKGVKIGSTEAYVRYQNRRDLVIFEFAEGSNVAGVFTQNAFCAAPVHVSKAHLAEGNPRYLVINTGNANAGTGPTGLKNAQDTCAKLAELAGVNSFEVLPFSTGVIGEQLPMERLLAGLQPALNTLQDTAWNDAASGIMTTDTVPKGASEQFELDGMTYTMTGISKGAGMIRPNMATMLSFVATDAPIRRDLVQKLLKTTVEHSFNRITIDGDTSTNDSCIFVATGQAGGAEITSESDARYAKVLEVLARVMNRLAQLIVRDGEGATKFITVAVEGGANTQECCDIAYSIAHSPLVKTALFASDPNWGRILAAIGYAGVKDLDVSKIQVWLDDVQICKDGGAAEDYTEEAGARVMAQTEITIRVDLGRGQAKDTVYTCDLSYDYVKINADYRS; this comes from the coding sequence ATGGCTGTCGGTGACGTAACAATGCCACAAATGCATGTGGTAAAAGGTGTAAAAATTGGCTCAACAGAAGCATATGTACGTTACCAAAACCGACGAGATTTAGTCATTTTTGAGTTTGCAGAAGGTTCAAATGTTGCTGGTGTATTTACTCAAAATGCATTTTGTGCAGCGCCTGTTCATGTCTCTAAAGCCCATCTTGCCGAAGGTAACCCTCGTTATTTAGTGATTAATACGGGTAATGCCAATGCGGGAACTGGGCCTACGGGGTTGAAAAATGCTCAGGATACTTGTGCGAAGTTAGCAGAGCTTGCTGGAGTAAACAGTTTTGAAGTTCTTCCATTTTCTACGGGTGTGATTGGTGAGCAGCTTCCAATGGAGCGTTTACTTGCTGGTTTGCAGCCGGCGTTAAATACTTTGCAAGACACGGCTTGGAATGATGCTGCATCTGGCATCATGACGACAGACACCGTACCTAAAGGTGCATCTGAACAATTTGAACTTGATGGTATGACTTATACCATGACAGGTATTAGTAAAGGCGCTGGAATGATTCGCCCGAACATGGCAACCATGTTGAGCTTTGTGGCAACAGACGCACCTATTCGCCGTGATTTAGTACAAAAGCTATTAAAGACTACGGTTGAGCATTCATTTAACCGTATTACGATTGATGGCGATACCTCAACAAATGACTCTTGTATTTTTGTGGCAACTGGTCAGGCGGGTGGCGCTGAAATTACATCGGAAAGCGATGCACGCTACGCTAAAGTGTTAGAAGTACTTGCTCGTGTAATGAATCGTTTAGCACAGTTAATTGTCCGTGATGGTGAAGGCGCGACGAAGTTTATTACTGTGGCTGTAGAAGGCGGCGCAAATACTCAAGAATGTTGTGACATTGCTTATAGCATTGCGCATTCACCACTGGTCAAAACTGCACTTTTTGCATCGGACCCGAACTGGGGGCGTATTTTAGCTGCAATTGGCTATGCAGGAGTTAAAGACTTAGATGTGTCTAAAATTCAAGTATGGTTAGACGACGTACAAATCTGTAAAGACGGCGGTGCAGCTGAGGACTATACCGAAGAGGCGGGCGCGCGTGTTATGGCTCAAACCGAAATTACCATTCGTGTTGATTTAGGACGTGGTCAGGCCAAAGACACGGTATATACCTGTGACTTATCTTACGACTATGTCAAAATTAATGCTGATTACCGTTCTTAA
- the sugE gene encoding DMT family transporter encodes MAWAILILAGVFEIIWAYSMKMSEGFTRLTPSIITVVFMILSVILLSISMKTLPLGTAYTVWTGIGAIGSFLVGIFFLHEPIGAMRMIAAVLIVSGLVLMKISSPS; translated from the coding sequence ATGGCTTGGGCTATTTTAATTTTAGCAGGTGTATTTGAAATCATTTGGGCATATTCTATGAAAATGTCCGAAGGTTTTACCCGTTTAACCCCTAGTATTATTACCGTAGTTTTTATGATTTTGAGTGTAATTCTACTTTCAATTTCAATGAAAACTTTACCCCTTGGCACTGCCTATACGGTTTGGACAGGAATTGGCGCAATCGGGTCATTTTTAGTCGGTATTTTCTTTCTTCATGAGCCTATTGGCGCTATGCGAATGATTGCCGCTGTCTTGATTGTGTCAGGTTTGGTTTTAATGAAAATTTCATCGCCGTCCTAA
- a CDS encoding cation transporter, whose protein sequence is MPLVYTNGIVFCVSYGAQMALEKQQNQIHLSKTSSNCGCSSVPSQEYSTPSEPVTKKSQWVSYYHIPRMDCAAEEQMVRMALASYADDIQELHFDLPARHLAIYHSVQAEMITQSLQRLGLGAELQQTQPHYEPVEKPKKVRASSSSNAAQKQVLQWLLLINGVMFVIELMAGIIASSTGLIADSLDMFADAAIYGIALFVVGKNLNAQLKAAHLSGWFQFALAMLVLIDVLRRFMYGSEPVSILMILIGGLALAANISCLYLMRDHKESGAHMKASYIFSANDVIVNLGVIVAGILVAMTGSRYPDLIIGLIIVLFVLNGARKILQLKSE, encoded by the coding sequence ATGCCATTGGTTTATACTAATGGCATTGTTTTTTGTGTCAGTTATGGTGCACAGATGGCTTTAGAAAAACAACAGAATCAAATACATTTAAGTAAAACTAGTTCTAACTGCGGGTGCTCAAGCGTACCGTCTCAGGAGTATTCTACTCCTAGTGAACCTGTGACTAAAAAGAGTCAATGGGTAAGTTATTATCATATTCCTCGTATGGATTGTGCAGCCGAAGAGCAAATGGTGAGGATGGCTTTGGCCTCTTACGCTGACGATATCCAAGAGCTTCATTTTGACTTACCAGCACGACATTTGGCGATTTATCACAGTGTTCAAGCTGAAATGATTACTCAAAGTCTACAGCGTTTAGGGCTAGGGGCCGAACTACAACAAACACAGCCACATTATGAACCCGTTGAAAAACCGAAAAAGGTTCGAGCCAGTTCTTCAAGTAATGCAGCACAAAAGCAAGTTTTACAATGGTTGCTACTGATTAATGGGGTCATGTTTGTCATTGAGTTGATGGCAGGCATTATTGCTTCATCGACAGGTTTAATTGCTGACTCGCTTGATATGTTTGCCGATGCTGCAATTTATGGCATTGCTTTATTTGTGGTAGGTAAAAATCTAAATGCACAATTAAAGGCTGCGCATCTTTCTGGATGGTTTCAGTTCGCTTTAGCCATGCTTGTGTTAATCGATGTATTGCGCCGTTTTATGTATGGTAGTGAACCTGTTTCAATTCTCATGATTTTAATTGGCGGATTAGCGCTTGCAGCCAATATTAGTTGCCTTTATTTAATGAGAGACCATAAGGAGAGTGGGGCACATATGAAGGCGAGTTATATCTTTTCTGCAAATGATGTCATCGTAAACTTAGGTGTCATTGTTGCAGGAATATTGGTTGCCATGACAGGCTCTCGTTATCCTGATTTGATTATTGGATTAATTATTGTTTTGTTTGTCTTAAATGGTGCACGAAAAATTTTACAGTTAAAAAGTGAATAA